The following are encoded together in the Pyramidobacter piscolens W5455 genome:
- a CDS encoding ferredoxin family protein, whose protein sequence is MAKGRITVAEEYCKSCGLCVDACPKKVLRISDHLNVKGYRPVEQYKEGCIGCALCAMTCPDAVIEVFRENA, encoded by the coding sequence ATGGCAAAGGGGAGAATTACGGTAGCAGAGGAGTACTGCAAGAGCTGCGGGCTGTGCGTTGACGCATGCCCGAAGAAAGTACTCCGCATCTCGGACCACCTGAACGTCAAGGGGTACCGTCCTGTGGAGCAGTACAAAGAAGGTTGCATCGGTTGCGCGTTGTGCGCTATGACATGTCCTGACGCGGTCATTGAAGTTTTCCGCGAGAACGCATAA